A portion of the Thalassotalea sp. LPB0316 genome contains these proteins:
- a CDS encoding Gfo/Idh/MocA family protein: MKVCIVGAGQIAEAHIEEIQKIKGAEVVALCDLRRTPTWALAEKYNIKSTYTALEEMLENEELDVVHITTPPGSHFFIAQKSLEANCHVYIEKPLTLTAQETKELLVLAQQKDLMVCPGTHRLRSHETLSTFDIVNNKEHFGEMVHIDAVFGYNLEGPFGKMVISNPDHWIAKLPGQIFQNNISHPIAMIAPYLSDDLDISAIAFDKSNNGIINDELRVQIFDKKNKITASVNFISGARPVQFLVRYFGSQSTVNLNLTEHFLLEDKSQSLPGGLGLSLNVRTKAKSLAKQFRTNFMAFWTGKETFFSDMRRLIDDFYQAIETKGKPPVPYDELQRTSDIIDAINAQITAPGDK; the protein is encoded by the coding sequence TTGAAAGTTTGTATTGTAGGTGCTGGTCAAATCGCTGAAGCACATATTGAAGAAATTCAGAAAATCAAGGGCGCGGAAGTCGTCGCACTTTGTGATTTAAGAAGAACACCAACTTGGGCGTTGGCAGAGAAATATAACATCAAAAGCACTTATACAGCTTTGGAAGAAATGCTTGAGAACGAGGAGCTTGATGTTGTGCACATTACAACTCCGCCCGGTTCTCACTTTTTTATTGCTCAAAAGTCGCTTGAAGCTAATTGTCACGTATATATTGAAAAACCACTAACGTTAACGGCACAAGAAACCAAAGAGTTGTTGGTGCTTGCACAGCAGAAAGACTTAATGGTGTGCCCAGGAACACATCGATTGCGCTCTCATGAAACCTTATCTACTTTTGATATTGTCAATAATAAAGAGCACTTTGGTGAGATGGTTCATATCGATGCGGTCTTTGGATATAACCTCGAAGGGCCATTTGGTAAAATGGTCATTTCAAACCCAGATCATTGGATAGCTAAACTACCTGGACAAATTTTCCAAAATAATATTTCTCACCCGATTGCGATGATTGCCCCATATTTGAGTGATGATTTAGACATATCAGCGATTGCTTTTGATAAAAGTAATAATGGCATTATTAATGATGAATTAAGGGTGCAAATATTTGATAAGAAAAATAAGATTACCGCATCGGTTAACTTTATTTCAGGCGCACGTCCTGTGCAGTTTTTAGTGCGTTATTTTGGTAGCCAAAGCACGGTCAATCTGAATTTAACAGAGCACTTTTTACTCGAAGATAAAAGTCAATCATTGCCAGGTGGTTTGGGGCTGAGTTTAAATGTTCGCACAAAAGCAAAATCATTAGCCAAGCAGTTTAGAACAAATTTTATGGCGTTTTGGACGGGCAAAGAAACGTTCTTTTCCGATATGCGTCGACTAATTGATGATTTCTATCAAGCGATCGAAACCAAGGGTAAACCACCAGTACCTTATGACGAGCTGCAGCGCACTTCAGATATTATTGATGCAATTAACGCCCAAATTACCGCTCCGGGAGATAAATAA
- a CDS encoding NAD-dependent epimerase/dehydratase family protein has protein sequence MSILVTGANGFLGSETVKAMLGQGQTGIRCLVREGSSTNGLESLDVEIMRGSLNDQGVVANALSGVDTVVHIAASKSGSPMGMFNETVVSTEILLDEMERLGTKRLVFISSFSLYGTSLCSKGSVVDENTPVEPHPEWRDPYSWVKYYQEMLCVERCNALGIELVIHRPGVIYSDEKDMFSPRVGFALPGMPFFLIVGGSAKVPFVHVKNCALAVALSVDNPDATGEVFNLVDETPKQTEAIKLYERHFPKIKNKIKIPLSLYLFGGRIAEWIHKKSGGNFPNIFSPYRAKTMYTPFEFSNEKIKNILGWKPVISLEQVLSSKD, from the coding sequence ATGAGTATTTTAGTCACTGGAGCAAATGGCTTTTTAGGTAGTGAAACAGTAAAGGCAATGCTTGGCCAAGGGCAAACAGGCATTCGTTGTTTAGTTCGTGAGGGTAGCTCAACCAATGGCCTAGAATCACTTGATGTTGAGATAATGCGCGGTAGTTTGAACGACCAAGGCGTTGTTGCTAATGCACTATCAGGCGTTGATACCGTTGTTCACATTGCAGCCTCTAAGTCGGGCAGCCCAATGGGCATGTTCAACGAAACTGTCGTTTCAACTGAAATTTTATTAGATGAAATGGAGCGATTAGGTACTAAACGCCTTGTTTTTATCAGTTCATTTTCACTATATGGAACCTCACTGTGTAGCAAGGGCTCTGTTGTTGATGAAAACACCCCTGTAGAGCCTCATCCAGAGTGGCGCGATCCATATTCTTGGGTCAAGTATTATCAAGAAATGCTGTGTGTGGAGCGCTGTAATGCGCTAGGTATTGAGCTTGTTATTCATCGCCCAGGTGTAATCTACAGTGATGAAAAAGATATGTTTTCTCCTCGGGTTGGTTTTGCATTACCGGGCATGCCATTTTTCCTAATTGTTGGTGGCAGCGCAAAAGTGCCTTTCGTACATGTCAAAAATTGTGCCTTGGCCGTCGCTTTATCTGTAGATAACCCTGATGCAACGGGTGAAGTTTTCAACCTAGTTGACGAAACGCCAAAGCAAACTGAAGCGATTAAACTTTACGAGCGTCATTTTCCTAAAATTAAGAACAAAATTAAAATACCGCTAAGCCTCTATTTATTTGGTGGCAGAATAGCGGAGTGGATCCACAAAAAATCAGGTGGAAATTTTCCAAACATTTTTAGCCCGTATCGAGCTAAAACAATGTATACGCCATTTGAATTTAGTAATGAAAAAATCAAGAACATACTAGGCTGGAAACCAGTCATAAGCTTAGAGCAGGTGCTGAGTTCTAAAGATTAA
- a CDS encoding O-antigen ligase family protein, with amino-acid sequence MTTLLAIVFTFLVFIRPQDWYEPLMTVPVVMIAGLFGGFFALFQPNVIKNKHLLLLFVFCCIGFISELLNFWLSGAIADFLKLLTTVLLPFLIMFGLAQKLSTKEMVFYTVIVAAMLAVFNGQGQLADPNGLGWANNPILNQHGELRIRYVGIFNDPNDTGLLLVMAIPLLFYFYQCGGAAKKFLALCAICYLVYGIGLTNSRGAILTLISMIGFYMWRRYGKIVAYMGVAAIVPVLLLLNTGGRGFSASEESAYSRLDAWYAGSVMLKSSPIFGVGLGNFLEHHHLTAHSTYVLCWSELGITGFIVWFTFLFSILFMLYKVGYNDSLELREEFKDDKQIVEQFTRYQIMSRTMLYSLLGFSVAVVFLSRLTFVPLYIVCAISLGTIFWLNQHSNYQIALDKKMFTNLAIMSFCVLIGINIGFRLLI; translated from the coding sequence TTGACAACGCTACTTGCCATAGTTTTTACCTTTTTAGTTTTTATCAGGCCGCAAGATTGGTATGAACCATTGATGACTGTGCCTGTTGTGATGATAGCAGGCCTGTTTGGTGGTTTTTTTGCATTGTTTCAACCAAATGTAATTAAAAACAAACATTTATTATTACTGTTTGTTTTTTGTTGTATCGGGTTTATTTCAGAGCTTTTAAATTTTTGGTTAAGTGGTGCCATAGCTGACTTTCTCAAATTACTAACGACAGTATTGCTCCCTTTCCTGATCATGTTTGGCCTAGCTCAGAAACTCAGTACTAAGGAAATGGTGTTCTATACGGTTATCGTGGCTGCCATGCTAGCTGTATTCAATGGCCAAGGGCAACTAGCGGATCCTAATGGATTAGGCTGGGCGAACAACCCTATTTTGAATCAGCATGGTGAGCTGAGAATTCGTTACGTTGGTATTTTTAATGATCCTAATGACACAGGTTTATTGCTAGTTATGGCAATACCCTTGTTGTTTTATTTTTATCAATGTGGCGGCGCAGCGAAAAAGTTTCTTGCGTTATGTGCTATTTGCTATTTGGTGTACGGTATCGGCCTGACAAATTCTCGGGGCGCTATATTGACACTTATCTCGATGATTGGTTTTTATATGTGGCGCAGATACGGAAAGATTGTTGCCTATATGGGAGTGGCTGCAATTGTCCCTGTGTTGTTATTACTTAACACAGGTGGTCGAGGATTCAGCGCCAGTGAGGAGTCAGCGTATTCGCGGTTAGATGCTTGGTATGCCGGCAGTGTGATGCTCAAAAGTAGTCCGATTTTTGGTGTTGGCTTAGGTAACTTTTTGGAGCATCATCACCTGACAGCCCATAGTACTTATGTATTGTGCTGGAGCGAGTTAGGGATAACGGGCTTTATTGTTTGGTTTACTTTTCTATTCTCTATTTTATTTATGCTCTATAAGGTTGGCTATAACGATAGCCTAGAGCTCCGTGAGGAATTCAAAGACGATAAGCAGATTGTCGAGCAGTTTACCCGTTATCAAATTATGTCTCGGACCATGCTTTATAGCTTATTAGGCTTTTCTGTAGCGGTGGTCTTTTTGAGTCGATTGACATTTGTCCCGCTGTATATCGTTTGTGCGATTTCTTTAGGGACAATTTTTTGGCTAAATCAACATAGCAATTATCAAATAGCGCTAGATAAAAAGATGTTTACCAACCTTGCGATCATGTCATTTTGTGTGTTGATAGGTATTAATATTGGTTTCAGGCTACTAATCTAG